One segment of Arcanobacterium haemolyticum DSM 20595 DNA contains the following:
- a CDS encoding MFS transporter, with translation MSEKVPSPGIDFDRIELDPLEDDASEKAYAQRFEKADPGTFAKYMKRRWVVFAVAYFGYVCAYLVRNNFKLQSEAIRLENGWELTSIGFILTAFTLTYGFAKFFMGILSDRVSLRRIFAGCLGGSALVCIAMAYVHNFWLLFVLMLILGTLQGALAPSSMAMIANWYPNRSRGSGIAIWNTSQNLGGAGLPLILTWIATLGGAGNTAAGFLIPGVLVVALSLVFWKFGGDRPEDEHMPRLNKIYGPYGEPDVEEVPDEGYAKTFWRFVLTSPVVLIVALINAILYFLRFGILNWMPAFLGTEMGFTEAQYLTAFSVLEWVAIPGCFFFAWVAIKAPNRQSIVGSVGLISLAGLVWVYMGNTSYPVLLVISGLMGALIYGPQLIVNIMTLNVVPLKAAGAAVGFVGLFGYIVGEMAANLIMPILADKLSWNASFFVLFALSLLGGALYLLISRYEKKIVKA, from the coding sequence GTGTCTGAAAAAGTACCGTCACCGGGAATTGATTTTGATCGGATTGAATTAGATCCGTTGGAAGATGACGCGTCGGAAAAGGCTTACGCACAGCGTTTCGAAAAGGCTGATCCGGGCACGTTCGCAAAGTATATGAAGCGTCGCTGGGTTGTTTTCGCGGTGGCCTATTTTGGCTACGTGTGTGCCTACTTGGTTCGCAACAATTTCAAGCTTCAAAGTGAGGCCATTCGTTTGGAAAATGGCTGGGAGCTCACCAGTATTGGCTTTATTCTTACCGCATTCACGCTCACGTATGGTTTTGCGAAGTTCTTCATGGGCATTCTGTCTGACCGCGTCAGCCTCCGCCGCATTTTCGCCGGCTGCTTGGGTGGTTCTGCTCTGGTGTGTATTGCGATGGCGTATGTTCACAACTTTTGGCTCCTCTTTGTACTGATGCTGATTTTAGGTACGTTGCAGGGTGCGCTGGCCCCGTCGTCGATGGCGATGATCGCAAACTGGTATCCGAATCGTTCGCGTGGTTCGGGTATCGCAATCTGGAACACGTCGCAAAACTTGGGTGGTGCGGGACTTCCGTTGATTCTGACGTGGATCGCAACGCTTGGTGGTGCTGGAAACACGGCCGCTGGTTTCTTGATTCCGGGTGTTCTTGTGGTGGCGTTGAGCCTGGTGTTCTGGAAGTTTGGTGGCGATCGTCCGGAAGACGAGCACATGCCGCGTTTGAACAAAATTTATGGCCCATACGGCGAACCGGATGTGGAGGAAGTTCCAGATGAAGGTTACGCAAAGACGTTCTGGCGTTTCGTTCTCACATCGCCTGTTGTGTTGATCGTGGCGTTGATTAACGCGATTTTGTACTTCTTGCGTTTCGGTATTTTGAATTGGATGCCAGCGTTTTTGGGTACGGAGATGGGCTTTACTGAGGCTCAGTATTTGACCGCGTTCTCCGTGCTGGAATGGGTAGCTATTCCGGGATGTTTCTTCTTCGCGTGGGTTGCGATTAAGGCGCCGAATCGGCAGTCGATTGTTGGGTCGGTTGGTTTGATCTCGTTGGCTGGCTTGGTCTGGGTTTACATGGGCAACACGTCGTACCCGGTTCTGTTGGTTATTTCGGGCTTGATGGGTGCGTTGATTTATGGTCCTCAGTTGATCGTGAACATCATGACCTTGAACGTGGTTCCGTTGAAGGCTGCGGGTGCCGCCGTTGGGTTTGTTGGCTTGTTTGGTTACATTGTGGGTGAGATGGCTGCGAACCTGATTATGCCTATTCTTGCGGATAAGCTTTCGTGGAACGCTAGCTTCTTTGTGCTGTTCGCCTTGTCGCTGCTTGGTGGTGCGTTGTATCTGTTGATTTCGCGTTACGAAAAGAAGATTGTGAAGGCGTAA
- the cas1e gene encoding type I-E CRISPR-associated endonuclease Cas1e, which translates to MSYSAEALAFSTIPASHQIRIADRVSFLYVEYCLIRQDRTGVVAIQAATNDDDNPSAEATIRRIQLPVAGLGVLCLGPGTSISNAAITSCARSGCSIIFSGGGGVNAYTYATPLTSSARWAIAQAHLISSTEAQKVAAVKLYAKQFGVGLIPHGKIEVMRGIEGRLMRTTYRELAKKAKIKNFKRDTKGTDPVNTGLNVANAIMYGIAATVCAAIGVNPALGIIHRGDIRALLFDLADLYKAKYVLPIVFQHAHDDQHIEAIRRDIRTFIHKKHIMQDMLATLMDILEPHLPSRNDDRLIDDFGEVSGHTQYGKEDDVCSSNFDCGS; encoded by the coding sequence ATGAGTTATTCAGCAGAAGCACTTGCTTTCAGCACAATTCCGGCAAGCCACCAGATTCGAATTGCTGATCGAGTATCGTTTCTTTATGTGGAATACTGTCTGATTCGTCAAGACCGCACTGGCGTAGTTGCGATTCAGGCCGCTACTAACGACGACGATAATCCCAGCGCCGAAGCAACCATACGCCGAATCCAACTACCTGTGGCCGGATTAGGTGTTCTCTGCCTAGGACCCGGAACAAGCATCTCGAATGCTGCGATCACATCGTGCGCTCGTTCTGGCTGTAGCATTATTTTTTCGGGTGGAGGCGGAGTGAACGCATATACGTACGCAACACCGCTGACGTCGTCGGCCCGTTGGGCTATTGCTCAAGCCCATCTTATTTCGTCTACTGAAGCCCAAAAAGTTGCCGCAGTTAAACTTTACGCAAAACAATTCGGCGTCGGACTCATCCCTCACGGCAAAATCGAAGTTATGCGCGGGATTGAAGGTCGTCTTATGCGTACGACCTACCGCGAACTTGCAAAGAAAGCAAAAATCAAAAACTTCAAACGTGACACAAAAGGAACTGACCCAGTAAATACCGGACTCAACGTTGCTAATGCAATCATGTACGGCATCGCTGCAACTGTTTGTGCCGCAATAGGTGTCAATCCGGCTCTAGGTATCATTCATCGTGGAGATATCCGTGCACTTCTTTTTGATCTTGCTGATCTTTACAAAGCGAAATATGTACTCCCCATAGTTTTCCAACATGCGCATGACGATCAACATATCGAAGCTATTCGACGCGACATCCGAACTTTCATTCATAAAAAGCACATCATGCAAGACATGCTTGCTACTTTGATGGACATTTTAGAACCACACCTTCCTTCACGAAACGATGACCGATTAATCGACGATTTTGGCGAAGTTTCTGGGCACACGCAGTACGGAAAGGAAGATGATGTTTGCAGTAGTAACTTTGACTGCGGCTCCTGA
- a CDS encoding SLC13 family permease, whose product MRAPVTHESTAISRGSQALPEQGNALIRHFLPVVGGILIAAIIYMIFPDTISDQLRETFAAKDMTVTRHQIAITAAIAVLMGVWWMTEAIPLPATALVPLIALPAFGVVPIKEAAAPYASDTIFLFMGGFFLALAMQRWNLQRRIALVTVLIVGTQPKRLILGFMVATGFLSMWVSNTATAVMMLPIGLSILHTVGDVSEDDASGSTGETRPKLSNFSTALMLGIAYSASIASLSTLIGTPPNVLLRAYLQETHGITLSFGKWMLFAAPMAWAFLLVTWAVLVRIYKPEINELPGGKTVIQRELKAMGRMTVQEYMVAIIFTGGALAWIFLPVVWPEAPINDSGIAMIIALILFITPAKPTQGIALLDWDTAKDIPWDVLLLLGGGLSLSAAFGSSGLSLWIGDQARGLAGLPMILIIVLVAGLIIFLTEMTSNTATAAAFLPIIGAVAVGIGVPVEALVIPVALAATCAFMLPVATPPNAIAYGSGAISIRQMVRVGIWLNLIGIAFITVFSVWVGPLVLGY is encoded by the coding sequence ATGCGCGCCCCCGTCACCCACGAAAGCACAGCAATATCACGCGGATCGCAAGCCCTCCCTGAACAAGGAAACGCCCTCATTCGGCACTTCCTGCCAGTAGTCGGCGGAATCTTGATCGCCGCGATCATCTACATGATTTTCCCCGACACCATCTCCGACCAGCTTCGCGAAACATTCGCAGCGAAAGACATGACTGTCACTCGCCACCAAATCGCAATCACCGCCGCAATCGCCGTCCTCATGGGCGTCTGGTGGATGACCGAGGCGATCCCACTCCCAGCCACCGCACTTGTCCCACTTATCGCGCTCCCCGCATTCGGCGTCGTCCCCATTAAAGAAGCCGCAGCCCCCTACGCATCCGACACAATCTTCCTCTTCATGGGCGGATTCTTCCTCGCGCTCGCAATGCAACGCTGGAACCTCCAACGGCGAATCGCCCTTGTCACCGTACTTATCGTAGGAACGCAACCCAAGCGGCTCATACTCGGCTTCATGGTAGCCACCGGATTCCTCTCAATGTGGGTATCAAACACCGCAACCGCAGTCATGATGCTCCCCATCGGACTCTCCATCCTCCACACCGTAGGCGACGTGAGCGAAGACGACGCGAGCGGAAGCACGGGCGAAACCCGACCCAAACTCTCCAACTTCTCCACCGCACTCATGCTCGGCATCGCCTACTCAGCCTCCATCGCCTCCCTCTCAACGCTCATCGGAACCCCACCAAATGTCCTCCTCCGCGCCTACCTTCAAGAAACCCACGGAATCACACTCAGCTTCGGAAAGTGGATGCTCTTCGCAGCCCCCATGGCTTGGGCATTCCTACTCGTCACCTGGGCAGTACTCGTCCGCATCTACAAACCAGAAATCAATGAACTGCCAGGCGGAAAAACGGTCATCCAACGAGAACTCAAAGCAATGGGCCGCATGACGGTTCAGGAATACATGGTGGCAATCATCTTCACCGGCGGGGCGCTGGCCTGGATCTTCCTCCCCGTTGTGTGGCCTGAGGCGCCCATCAACGATTCCGGGATCGCCATGATCATTGCGCTCATCCTCTTTATCACCCCAGCCAAACCAACCCAAGGCATCGCACTGCTCGATTGGGACACCGCCAAGGACATCCCATGGGACGTGCTGTTGCTGCTCGGCGGCGGACTCTCGCTTTCAGCCGCGTTCGGGAGCTCCGGGCTGTCACTATGGATCGGAGACCAGGCACGCGGGCTGGCCGGACTGCCTATGATCCTGATTATTGTGCTCGTGGCCGGGCTAATCATCTTCCTGACCGAAATGACCTCCAATACCGCCACCGCCGCCGCCTTCTTGCCGATCATCGGGGCTGTGGCCGTAGGGATCGGCGTGCCCGTGGAAGCGCTAGTGATCCCTGTGGCGCTTGCGGCTACGTGCGCCTTCATGCTGCCGGTGGCCACGCCACCGAACGCGATCGCCTACGGATCTGGGGCCATTTCGATTCGGCAAATGGTGCGCGTGGGCATCTGGCTCAACCTCATCGGTATCGCCTTCATTACCGTGTTCAGCGTGTGGGTGGGGCCGCTGGTGCTCGGATACTAA
- a CDS encoding CRISPR-associated helicase/endonuclease Cas3, translating into MNTHPELWAKQDGFEKTYPLIAHLLDTVTVAGALYDHWLRPGLRELIEENLGKQARSIVIAVMGLHDVGKANPLFQQRPQENGLEWQKIREIIDSSGNYKPIPPRHILLDRTKIDVRRHECSSAYTLQPSPPTEARAASKLWLHLVLGGHHGRFLPVLKRAESTKIQNGYKDYGWEQAQKDLTDLVLKECNITTKDIPEKVDPTIVLLLSGLVILADRIASGALFVDSGFDLLSHEPELLNDPSSWVTRRKAEAEKRVHNTVGIYSPWPNPQAAREAILGKYSPRPIQQRALDAGDGLWSLMATTGSGKTEAALLRHSTRPERLIFLLPTQATSNAIMRRVQHAYQGTCNVAALAHGLASVEDFYTKPISVYDDEAINGQTLNTTDKPDGLYPSSFVRAGAARLFAPVCVGTIDQALAASLPGKWIHFRLLALANAHIVIDEVHTLDPYQSKLLEGILPWLAKTRTRVTFLTATMPSSQREQLLAAYSQGDEPLSPPIFPSIDEVTSTNIMSTPVESLNVTMNIDLRQTTFDSLVSSHIAWHTNIRQQYPTARIGIICNTVRRAQDIARELQLRGEHVLLLHSRMTAEHRRQTATQLLDLVGPKGTGENITVIGTQAIEASLDIDLDFLNSEICPAPSLVQRAGRQWRHPDPHRSERCPNEKEKTLTITWFESDEDGQYLPYLAAELRRTYTWLSNHKQLIIPDHAQDFIDSAHVDFTNAETDSDHDALTQNLLKSMRGDSNRAEISAALEPHAEVSKFSGLTTDNPADESTTRLIDQGSQARLIMGSVSGKIPGSWKGTPEELLALTSQDKEQIRHALRASMPLYLARSQGREEYLAEHDMISLAGSRSLLAGYYFMPQADRWYDELLGFTDRDESDKGL; encoded by the coding sequence ATGAACACGCATCCCGAACTGTGGGCAAAACAAGACGGTTTCGAAAAAACTTACCCGCTAATCGCGCATCTTCTCGATACCGTCACTGTTGCAGGAGCTCTCTACGACCACTGGCTTCGCCCCGGGTTACGTGAGCTCATTGAAGAAAACCTCGGAAAACAAGCACGCAGTATCGTCATCGCGGTTATGGGACTACATGACGTCGGAAAAGCTAACCCACTCTTCCAACAACGTCCTCAGGAAAACGGGTTAGAGTGGCAAAAAATCAGAGAAATAATCGATTCAAGCGGAAATTACAAGCCTATTCCACCACGGCATATCCTGCTTGACCGCACAAAAATCGATGTTCGCCGCCACGAATGCTCCTCGGCTTACACTCTTCAACCAAGTCCACCCACCGAAGCACGTGCTGCCTCTAAACTTTGGCTCCACCTTGTGCTTGGAGGGCATCACGGCCGTTTCCTCCCCGTTCTAAAACGCGCAGAATCAACAAAAATCCAGAACGGATATAAAGATTATGGATGGGAGCAAGCTCAAAAAGACCTCACCGATCTTGTCCTTAAAGAATGCAACATAACTACGAAAGACATTCCAGAAAAAGTCGATCCAACAATCGTACTTCTCCTATCAGGGCTGGTTATCCTCGCAGATCGTATCGCGTCGGGAGCACTATTTGTTGACAGTGGATTTGATTTACTCAGTCATGAACCTGAACTACTCAACGACCCTTCGTCATGGGTTACACGCCGAAAAGCAGAAGCTGAAAAACGAGTACACAATACCGTAGGTATTTATTCTCCTTGGCCCAATCCACAAGCAGCACGCGAAGCTATTCTTGGCAAATACTCACCTCGTCCTATTCAACAGCGCGCCTTAGATGCTGGCGATGGACTGTGGTCACTCATGGCCACCACAGGTAGCGGAAAAACAGAAGCCGCCCTGCTACGGCATTCAACTCGCCCCGAACGCCTCATTTTCTTACTCCCTACTCAAGCCACATCGAACGCCATTATGCGGCGCGTACAACACGCCTACCAAGGCACCTGCAACGTTGCTGCATTAGCTCACGGTTTAGCTTCAGTTGAAGATTTTTACACTAAACCGATATCAGTTTACGACGACGAAGCCATTAACGGACAAACACTAAACACAACCGATAAACCCGATGGTTTATATCCGTCTTCTTTTGTGCGCGCAGGAGCAGCACGGCTTTTCGCCCCGGTGTGCGTAGGAACAATCGACCAAGCACTCGCAGCGTCTCTTCCAGGGAAATGGATCCATTTCCGCCTTCTTGCCCTTGCAAACGCTCACATAGTCATTGATGAAGTGCACACGCTTGATCCCTATCAGTCAAAACTGCTTGAAGGCATCCTTCCTTGGCTTGCTAAAACCCGAACGCGAGTAACGTTCTTGACTGCAACTATGCCTAGTTCACAACGAGAACAATTACTTGCAGCATACTCCCAAGGCGATGAACCTCTGAGCCCACCAATTTTCCCATCAATTGATGAAGTTACATCAACCAATATCATGTCAACGCCGGTGGAATCTTTGAACGTCACCATGAACATCGACCTACGACAAACAACGTTTGATTCGCTTGTCTCATCACATATCGCATGGCACACAAATATCCGCCAACAGTATCCAACAGCTCGCATTGGAATTATCTGCAACACGGTACGCCGAGCTCAAGATATTGCACGTGAGTTGCAACTGCGGGGCGAACACGTGCTTCTGCTTCATTCACGAATGACTGCGGAACATCGTCGTCAAACTGCTACTCAGCTTCTCGACTTGGTAGGCCCGAAAGGAACCGGGGAGAATATTACCGTTATCGGAACCCAGGCTATTGAAGCGTCTCTGGACATCGATCTTGATTTTCTTAACTCCGAAATCTGCCCGGCTCCTTCTCTCGTGCAACGCGCAGGCCGGCAATGGCGCCACCCGGATCCCCACCGATCTGAACGTTGCCCTAACGAAAAAGAAAAGACGCTCACAATCACCTGGTTCGAAAGCGACGAAGATGGGCAATACTTGCCGTATCTCGCGGCAGAGTTACGACGAACTTACACATGGTTGTCCAACCATAAGCAACTTATCATTCCAGATCATGCACAAGATTTTATCGATTCCGCACATGTTGATTTTACCAACGCCGAAACCGACTCTGATCACGACGCACTAACCCAGAACCTCCTTAAAAGTATGCGAGGAGACAGCAATCGTGCCGAAATATCAGCTGCACTGGAACCACATGCAGAAGTTAGTAAGTTCAGTGGCTTAACTACTGATAATCCTGCGGACGAATCCACTACACGCCTTATCGATCAAGGTTCTCAAGCACGCCTGATCATGGGGAGCGTATCAGGGAAAATTCCTGGAAGCTGGAAGGGAACACCCGAAGAACTCCTAGCACTGACAAGTCAGGATAAAGAACAGATTCGTCACGCTCTTCGCGCCTCTATGCCACTCTATTTAGCCCGATCACAAGGAAGGGAAGAGTATCTCGCTGAACATGACATGATTAGTTTGGCCGGATCACGGTCCCTTCTTGCCGGATACTATTTCATGCCGCAAGCAGATCGTTGGTATGACGAGCTTTTAGGATTTACTGATCGTGACGAGAGCGATAAAGGCTTATGA
- a CDS encoding alpha/beta hydrolase, which produces MKLSYSQSGTQVIGTIVAFHGVTDNAASLADLANHYGHEWRVVLVDSLGHGLSEHFTEEELADPYRAAYRAAETVTEHIAASAVGGKVALIGHSMGGAIAAELAASHPEYVEAAVLEDPALLTPELDRMYRGDAPNLVAGQQRVRALVGEAIIDLQSTYKNWSPQEYAGWAQGKTQVDLAFAATGVVGTTDVSLLDQITVPTVLLSGDGADVLFDDERFAAITNPHVEAIRVPNATHTVRRDQSEVFYRVVDQFLERIVAQRRIVEPFIRPDMREVIATAPPQDTWDITGIRERTAQTLLDIITEPDTTTIKLTHCEARVIGDNVSPGVVVLSLHGGGYVAGHPSFDDDRHRDLARDLGAVIVSPDYRLAPEHAYPAAVDDALETLIYCAKTWPDADIVVYGDSAGSGIGAQLFAANIPEDVRARVRCFVALEPCLKPGMATESWNTFRDGPVWHAEASRHAWAHYLREGRPYHVAEPAHMPPTLVIVNSVDPLRDEAIDWARTLVDGGVHTELHMIAGSVHGGLSIPGSAVWKQNRHLISTFCADVAQPQ; this is translated from the coding sequence GTGAAACTTTCGTATTCTCAATCGGGCACACAAGTGATTGGAACGATTGTTGCGTTCCATGGTGTTACGGATAATGCTGCGTCGCTTGCTGATCTGGCAAATCATTATGGGCACGAATGGCGTGTGGTGTTGGTGGATTCGCTGGGGCATGGGTTATCTGAACATTTCACGGAAGAAGAATTAGCTGATCCTTACCGTGCCGCATATCGGGCTGCGGAAACCGTGACGGAACATATTGCAGCCTCAGCTGTGGGAGGCAAGGTTGCGCTGATCGGGCATTCGATGGGTGGTGCTATCGCGGCAGAATTGGCCGCTTCGCATCCAGAATATGTGGAAGCCGCTGTGCTGGAAGATCCTGCTCTTCTTACCCCGGAGTTAGATCGAATGTACCGGGGTGATGCGCCAAACTTGGTGGCTGGCCAGCAACGGGTTCGCGCTTTGGTAGGAGAAGCGATCATTGATCTGCAATCCACTTACAAGAATTGGTCCCCGCAAGAATACGCCGGATGGGCGCAAGGGAAAACCCAGGTAGATCTCGCGTTCGCGGCCACGGGAGTAGTCGGCACAACCGATGTGAGCCTACTGGATCAAATCACGGTTCCAACGGTTCTTTTGAGCGGCGATGGGGCTGATGTTCTTTTTGATGATGAACGCTTTGCTGCCATCACCAACCCGCACGTTGAAGCCATTCGAGTGCCCAACGCAACCCATACGGTTCGCCGTGATCAATCAGAGGTTTTCTACCGAGTAGTCGATCAGTTCTTAGAACGTATCGTGGCACAACGTCGCATTGTAGAACCGTTTATTCGGCCAGATATGCGTGAGGTTATCGCCACCGCTCCGCCACAAGATACGTGGGATATTACGGGTATCAGAGAACGCACGGCCCAAACTTTACTAGACATAATAACGGAACCAGATACCACCACCATCAAACTCACCCACTGCGAAGCGCGAGTAATTGGGGATAACGTGAGCCCCGGCGTCGTCGTCCTTTCTCTCCACGGTGGCGGATACGTGGCCGGGCACCCAAGTTTTGACGACGATCGCCACCGCGATTTAGCGCGTGACTTGGGAGCGGTGATAGTCTCGCCGGATTACCGGCTCGCGCCGGAACATGCCTACCCGGCAGCGGTAGATGACGCACTCGAAACGTTGATCTACTGCGCGAAAACCTGGCCTGACGCGGATATTGTGGTGTATGGCGATTCGGCGGGAAGTGGGATCGGTGCGCAACTCTTCGCCGCGAATATACCGGAAGATGTGCGGGCGCGTGTGCGATGTTTCGTGGCTCTCGAACCGTGCCTCAAACCAGGAATGGCAACCGAATCGTGGAACACGTTCCGTGACGGGCCGGTGTGGCACGCGGAAGCGTCGCGGCACGCGTGGGCACACTACTTACGCGAAGGACGGCCGTACCATGTGGCTGAACCAGCCCACATGCCGCCCACGCTCGTGATCGTCAACTCGGTAGATCCACTCCGGGACGAAGCAATCGACTGGGCGCGAACCCTCGTGGATGGGGGCGTGCACACCGAACTCCACATGATCGCCGGATCCGTTCACGGCGGGCTCTCTATTCCAGGCAGCGCAGTCTGGAAACAAAACCGCCACCTCATCTCCACATTCTGTGCGGACGTAGCACAACCACAATAA
- a CDS encoding GntR family transcriptional regulator: MKPKYTDIYEKLLTRLSAMEPGDQLASETQLSKDFHVSPMTVRRALMLLQQEGRTIGIPGKGTFVSHRSGRVAGEGFAPAISANGVVPEARLFSASMELADDDAAQQFSLGAGSFIVTIERLHYGDGEPIGIEIVRVNPDVFPEALRMDLTCDGSILDHIAKTVPDGKWTKEYSIRAALATNEEAEMLGVEDSCACLHVVVNMMDSHSVCVGRSHCVYMGNKYEVEF; the protein is encoded by the coding sequence ATGAAGCCAAAATACACTGACATCTATGAAAAGCTGCTCACCCGCTTATCGGCGATGGAGCCGGGAGATCAGCTGGCCAGCGAAACACAATTGTCAAAAGATTTTCATGTTTCCCCAATGACTGTTCGCCGCGCCCTTATGCTGCTTCAACAAGAAGGCCGAACAATCGGGATTCCTGGCAAGGGAACGTTCGTATCGCATCGTTCGGGCCGGGTGGCTGGCGAAGGTTTCGCGCCTGCAATTTCCGCTAACGGGGTGGTGCCGGAGGCCCGGTTGTTTTCGGCGTCGATGGAGTTGGCTGATGACGACGCCGCGCAACAATTCTCCCTAGGCGCCGGTAGTTTTATTGTGACGATCGAACGGCTTCATTATGGGGATGGCGAACCGATCGGGATTGAAATCGTGCGCGTGAATCCTGACGTTTTCCCTGAAGCCCTGCGGATGGATCTCACCTGCGACGGATCGATCCTGGACCACATCGCGAAAACTGTACCTGATGGGAAATGGACGAAGGAATACTCGATTCGGGCGGCGCTCGCAACGAACGAAGAAGCCGAAATGCTGGGTGTAGAAGATTCGTGCGCCTGCCTCCATGTTGTGGTGAACATGATGGATTCGCATAGTGTATGCGTGGGGCGTTCTCACTGCGTGTATATGGGTAATAAATACGAGGTCGAGTTTTAG
- the cas2e gene encoding type I-E CRISPR-associated endoribonuclease Cas2e, producing MMFAVVTLTAAPDHLHGYLNRFLTEVDSGIYVGNISRAVCEKLWERIGEVPFNGNANIIYSDNTREQGFSVKTKGRTACDIVDLDGAILISNRVARGEQKLRYNR from the coding sequence ATGATGTTTGCAGTAGTAACTTTGACTGCGGCTCCTGATCATTTACACGGGTATTTGAACAGATTCCTCACAGAAGTAGATAGTGGTATTTATGTAGGAAATATTTCTCGAGCCGTTTGTGAAAAATTGTGGGAAAGAATCGGAGAAGTTCCTTTTAACGGAAATGCAAATATAATTTATAGCGACAACACGAGAGAACAGGGGTTTTCAGTGAAAACTAAAGGACGCACCGCGTGCGACATTGTTGATCTAGATGGAGCTATCCTTATCTCCAATCGTGTTGCGCGCGGTGAACAAAAACTCCGTTACAACCGCTGA
- a CDS encoding sugar porter family MFS transporter codes for MTHKKTSLLQLAVAAALGGFLFGFDLAVINGAIGSVSGAETGFDLSASMTGVVVSIVSLGAAVGAWFAGAAANKYGRVRVMVTAALLFAISALMSGLSFDVYSLIIWRLVGGFGVGISAVIAPAYIAEIAPADKRGRLGTLQQLAIGVGIFGAFISNYAFVSGFGNADASAWFGLEVWRWMFMSELLPAIIYGAMALRLPESPRYLVGIGRESEARDIIQMIRADSDPDGRIDEIRKSLHGHKPSVKQLLDSRYGLKPVAWVALAFAFLIQMAGINNVLLYATQLWETVGFQGNLSVFIPVVTSIIGIIMTLIGMSLIDRVGRKPLLLWGAVGMFVMMLASGISFMQSSGADDGTLHLSTGWAFTALFSVHMVYIIFCGTWGVVLWVFLGEIFPNLIRTAGLGLATAGNWVGGTLITFLFPVSMKYLGLAGTYFSYAVVGALLIWLVVVYIPETRNKELEEMSFSTR; via the coding sequence ATGACACACAAAAAGACAAGCCTTCTGCAGCTCGCAGTTGCGGCAGCACTAGGGGGATTTCTCTTCGGTTTTGATTTGGCCGTGATAAACGGCGCGATCGGCTCTGTTTCTGGGGCTGAAACTGGTTTCGATCTATCCGCATCCATGACTGGCGTGGTGGTGTCCATTGTGAGCCTAGGTGCCGCCGTTGGTGCGTGGTTCGCTGGGGCTGCTGCGAATAAATACGGGCGTGTGCGTGTGATGGTTACAGCGGCATTACTGTTTGCTATCTCTGCGCTGATGTCTGGGCTCTCATTCGATGTTTATTCCCTGATCATCTGGCGTTTGGTGGGCGGCTTTGGTGTGGGTATTTCCGCGGTGATTGCCCCGGCCTACATTGCGGAAATTGCGCCGGCAGATAAGCGTGGCCGGTTGGGTACGTTGCAACAGTTGGCTATCGGCGTTGGTATCTTCGGTGCTTTTATATCTAACTATGCGTTTGTGAGCGGCTTTGGCAATGCTGATGCTTCCGCATGGTTCGGTTTGGAAGTGTGGCGTTGGATGTTCATGAGTGAGCTTCTGCCAGCAATCATTTACGGTGCGATGGCGTTGCGTTTGCCTGAATCTCCACGTTACCTCGTGGGTATTGGGCGTGAATCGGAAGCGCGTGACATCATCCAGATGATCCGCGCTGATTCGGATCCGGATGGGCGAATTGACGAAATCCGGAAGAGCCTTCACGGCCACAAGCCATCAGTGAAGCAGCTGCTGGATTCCCGGTACGGACTGAAGCCTGTAGCGTGGGTAGCGTTGGCGTTCGCCTTCCTGATCCAAATGGCTGGTATTAACAACGTTCTTCTCTATGCCACGCAGCTCTGGGAAACCGTTGGATTCCAAGGGAACCTATCTGTCTTTATCCCAGTGGTTACATCGATTATCGGTATTATCATGACCTTAATTGGTATGTCCCTTATTGATCGTGTTGGCCGTAAGCCACTGTTGCTATGGGGTGCTGTGGGCATGTTCGTGATGATGCTGGCATCCGGTATCTCCTTCATGCAATCCTCCGGAGCTGATGATGGCACCCTCCACCTGAGCACCGGCTGGGCATTCACGGCACTCTTCAGTGTTCACATGGTCTATATCATCTTCTGTGGAACATGGGGCGTTGTGCTCTGGGTTTTCCTAGGCGAAATCTTCCCGAACCTCATCCGTACCGCGGGTTTGGGCCTGGCCACCGCAGGAAACTGGGTGGGCGGCACGCTGATTACCTTCCTCTTCCCAGTATCGATGAAATACCTGGGATTGGCAGGCACCTACTTCTCCTACGCAGTTGTTGGTGCACTCCTTATCTGGCTAGTTGTTGTATACATTCCAGAAACACGCAATAAGGAGCTCGAAGAAATGTCCTTCTCCACTCGCTGA